A genomic segment from Nocardiopsis sp. Huas11 encodes:
- a CDS encoding MFS transporter: MHERHRGGVVLAAVLLSTLVFPLSITGASTALPEMQAHLGGGLSAAQWVVNAYNACFAAFLVVAGSVADAVGRRRVYAVGVGLFLLSGVLVPFVQDVAGLVVLRAVGGVGAAAAVAGGTSLLAATFEGPARARAFGLLGTVLGAGTAFGPAVSGLLVQTLGWRAAFVAPALVAGAVLVLVPLLPSARGTGRRIDLLGATLFTLGLLTLLAALVEGPERGVPTAVGALAASALLLGAFVLVERGRREPLVDLALLTDRRFVAYALAAATFMAVLVPLLVYLPSYLIAVVGLSAAQTGLWLLMLTVPTLLLPTVGAELAARLPHTAVVVGALVLCGTGALGLLVLGPDVTPVSLALPFVLVGAGVGLTNGLIDGLAVGAVPAERAGTAAGVFNAVRLTLETIAIAVVGAVLAVLTGGRLEGAEFTAAFHTVALFLGGLTAVVVVGVCVLNRRGADQGSRVG; encoded by the coding sequence GTGCACGAACGCCACCGCGGCGGGGTCGTCCTCGCCGCCGTTCTGCTGTCCACACTCGTCTTCCCCCTGTCCATCACCGGCGCCTCCACCGCCCTTCCCGAGATGCAGGCGCACCTCGGCGGCGGGCTGAGCGCCGCGCAGTGGGTCGTCAACGCCTACAACGCCTGTTTCGCCGCCTTCCTCGTGGTCGCCGGCTCGGTGGCCGACGCGGTCGGCCGGCGCAGGGTCTACGCCGTGGGCGTCGGCCTGTTCCTCCTGAGCGGCGTGCTGGTCCCCTTCGTCCAGGACGTCGCCGGCCTGGTCGTCCTGCGCGCCGTGGGCGGGGTCGGGGCCGCCGCCGCGGTCGCGGGCGGCACCTCGCTGCTCGCCGCCACGTTCGAGGGGCCGGCGCGGGCCCGCGCCTTCGGCCTGCTCGGCACGGTGCTCGGCGCGGGGACCGCGTTCGGTCCCGCGGTCTCCGGCCTGCTGGTGCAGACCCTGGGGTGGCGGGCGGCCTTCGTCGCACCGGCCCTGGTCGCCGGGGCCGTCCTGGTGCTGGTGCCCCTGCTGCCGTCGGCACGGGGCACGGGGCGCCGGATCGACCTGCTGGGCGCGACGCTGTTCACCCTGGGCCTGTTGACGCTCCTGGCGGCACTGGTCGAGGGGCCCGAGCGGGGCGTGCCCACGGCCGTCGGGGCCCTCGCGGCCTCGGCGCTGCTCCTCGGCGCGTTCGTGCTGGTCGAGCGGGGACGCCGGGAGCCCCTGGTGGACCTCGCGCTGCTGACCGACCGGCGCTTCGTCGCCTACGCGCTCGCGGCGGCCACCTTCATGGCGGTGCTCGTCCCGCTGCTCGTGTACCTGCCGTCGTACCTGATCGCCGTGGTCGGGCTGTCCGCGGCGCAGACCGGCCTGTGGCTGCTGATGCTGACCGTGCCGACGCTGCTCCTGCCCACGGTGGGAGCCGAACTGGCCGCGCGGCTGCCGCACACGGCCGTCGTGGTCGGCGCCCTGGTCCTGTGCGGAACGGGTGCCCTGGGACTGCTGGTGCTGGGGCCGGACGTCACCCCGGTCTCGCTGGCGCTCCCGTTCGTTCTGGTCGGTGCGGGCGTGGGGCTGACCAACGGCCTCATCGACGGCCTGGCGGTGGGGGCGGTCCCCGCTGAGCGGGCCGGGACGGCGGCGGGGGTGTTCAACGCGGTCCGCCTCACGCTGGAGACGATCGCGATCGCCGTGGTCGGCGCCGTCCTGGCGGTCCTGACCGGCGGCCGGCTGGAGGGCGCGGAGTTCACCGCCGCCTTCCACACCGTGGCCCTCTTCCTGGGCGGGCTCACCGCGGTCGTCGTGGTGGGGGTGTGCGTGCTGAACCGGCGCGGGGCCGATCAGGGGTCGCGGGTCGGCTGA
- a CDS encoding ABC-three component system middle component 6, which translates to MPTKGIAPQRALLTVGAQILMSSERQSVTVTQAWRRLQKWRADHAHNAPVPFWWFVLALDVLYALGTVELRDDLLVFREVSGVA; encoded by the coding sequence GTGCCGACCAAAGGCATCGCACCGCAACGAGCACTGCTGACCGTGGGAGCCCAGATCCTCATGTCGAGCGAACGGCAGAGTGTCACCGTCACCCAGGCATGGCGCAGGCTCCAGAAATGGCGCGCCGACCACGCCCACAACGCCCCCGTGCCGTTCTGGTGGTTCGTTCTCGCTCTCGACGTCCTGTACGCGTTGGGCACCGTCGAACTGCGCGACGACCTGCTCGTCTTCCGGGAGGTATCGGGTGTTGCGTGA
- a CDS encoding ABC-three component system protein — translation MHSWRREFARPKLGNKLATLHGQSFEDFFHELMELADPGFFPVRTSQGDLGADGLAISDRKLYACYGPRVFKPSEVREKFRGDLVKAVENRGGDFDRFVFVHNELRGVSPEVTKEISEAQKEYAPLRFENFGLTRMCQVLTKLDDATVEDLVGPFPATELVTGVGMGELAPLLEHLSTRKRHSVTPDGVPVPSSRKLEYNRFSDEMRDFLLKALPYVRLVGDYYRGLNNPFEEDEVAAAFRQEYVELADSHEDPDTVADHLRWYILGNKAASLKDQIDANVVLMHFFGRCEVFRVPPTEWRPHGEVGGGGAV, via the coding sequence ATGCATTCCTGGAGGCGTGAGTTCGCACGGCCGAAGCTGGGAAACAAGCTCGCGACCCTGCACGGTCAGTCTTTCGAGGACTTCTTCCACGAACTCATGGAGCTCGCCGATCCCGGTTTCTTCCCTGTACGCACCAGCCAGGGCGACTTGGGTGCCGACGGCCTGGCCATCAGTGACCGAAAGCTCTACGCCTGCTATGGTCCGCGGGTGTTCAAGCCGAGCGAGGTCCGTGAGAAGTTCCGCGGCGACCTCGTCAAGGCGGTTGAGAACCGTGGGGGCGACTTCGACCGCTTTGTGTTCGTGCACAATGAGTTGCGCGGCGTCTCGCCCGAGGTGACGAAGGAGATTTCCGAGGCCCAGAAGGAGTACGCGCCGCTGCGCTTCGAGAACTTCGGCCTCACCCGTATGTGCCAGGTACTCACGAAGCTCGACGACGCGACCGTCGAAGACCTCGTCGGGCCCTTTCCCGCGACGGAACTGGTGACCGGGGTCGGCATGGGCGAACTCGCCCCTCTCCTCGAACACCTCTCGACTCGGAAGCGGCATAGTGTCACCCCGGACGGGGTTCCCGTCCCGTCGAGCCGGAAACTGGAGTACAACCGGTTCAGCGACGAGATGCGGGACTTCCTCCTCAAGGCGCTGCCCTACGTGCGGTTGGTGGGCGACTACTACCGAGGGCTGAACAACCCCTTCGAGGAGGACGAGGTGGCGGCCGCCTTCCGTCAGGAGTACGTGGAGCTGGCCGACTCGCACGAGGACCCTGACACTGTGGCAGACCACCTGCGGTGGTACATCCTTGGCAACAAGGCGGCCTCACTCAAGGACCAGATCGACGCCAACGTCGTGCTCATGCACTTCTTCGGCCGGTGCGAGGTCTTCAGGGTCCCGCCGACGGAGTGGAGACCTCACGGCGAGGTCGGGGGAGGGGGTGCAGTGTGA
- a CDS encoding ABC-three component system protein — MLRELKASDSRFRAVSFRPGLNLLVADRTTASTDDQSRNAVGKTSMVELLQFLLGADKTPLVTRRENRERAFELVLDWPSAPGGLLSVRRSGKDPAKVQIDPDILGHDPGALIPRGGTVRAKEWKSALEGELFGIREADEGLSGRTLLGFYLRRTEKNGFADALRPNTQANRHQATANLCYLLGMDWSLAQRYGKLSEREQTRKKLGQAAKDPLWKDIVGRSGDLRGQLTVAERRIADLRRQITAFQVVPEYEEIRREAERLDTRIRALREDDVVDQRNLTDTERSMAEAREPGHDYLEQAYAEMGVLLGDQVRARFGQVEEFHRAVVHNRRQYLEEEAARLREKLAGSERERKELGDRQAELLRTLKEGGALDTLTVMQSALAKEEAHRELLQHRFEAARTLERSRVEIDEDKAALEREVRDDIDTRQEQARQANLRFNEYARYLYGDAREPLLTFNARRSHLEIELKLEADDSTGISNMKMFCFDLTWAVTAHRAGRGPDFLVHDSKIYDGVDERQVARALELAARVMEDEGMQYIVTMNSDDLAKAQRLGFDADQYVITPRLDDSETGGLFGFRF, encoded by the coding sequence GTGTTGCGTGAGCTGAAGGCCAGCGATTCTAGGTTCCGCGCGGTTTCCTTCCGTCCCGGCCTCAACTTGCTGGTCGCCGACCGGACCACCGCCTCCACCGACGACCAGAGCCGTAACGCCGTTGGCAAGACCAGCATGGTGGAACTCCTCCAGTTCCTCCTCGGCGCCGACAAAACACCACTGGTCACCCGCAGGGAGAACAGGGAAAGGGCGTTCGAGCTCGTCCTGGACTGGCCCTCCGCTCCCGGTGGGCTCCTCAGCGTACGGCGCTCTGGCAAGGACCCGGCGAAGGTCCAGATCGATCCGGACATCCTCGGTCACGACCCGGGTGCGCTCATCCCGAGGGGCGGGACAGTCCGCGCGAAGGAGTGGAAGAGTGCCCTCGAAGGGGAGCTGTTCGGCATCCGGGAAGCCGACGAGGGGCTGAGCGGGAGGACGCTGCTCGGCTTCTACCTCCGAAGGACGGAGAAGAACGGCTTCGCCGACGCCCTCCGGCCGAACACCCAGGCCAACCGGCACCAGGCCACCGCCAACCTGTGCTATCTGCTCGGTATGGACTGGTCACTGGCCCAGCGCTACGGAAAACTGTCCGAGAGGGAGCAGACCCGCAAGAAGCTCGGCCAGGCGGCCAAGGACCCCCTCTGGAAGGACATCGTCGGCAGGTCAGGTGACCTGCGCGGGCAGCTCACCGTCGCGGAGCGCAGGATCGCCGATCTACGGAGGCAGATCACCGCGTTCCAGGTCGTTCCCGAGTACGAGGAGATCCGCCGGGAGGCCGAGCGTCTCGACACACGCATCCGCGCCCTGCGTGAGGACGACGTCGTCGACCAGCGCAACCTCACCGACACCGAGCGCTCCATGGCGGAGGCCAGGGAACCCGGCCACGACTACCTGGAACAGGCGTACGCGGAGATGGGGGTACTGCTCGGCGATCAGGTGCGTGCCCGTTTCGGGCAGGTGGAGGAGTTCCACCGGGCCGTGGTGCACAACCGGAGGCAGTACCTGGAGGAGGAAGCGGCCAGGCTGCGCGAGAAGCTCGCGGGAAGCGAGCGGGAACGCAAGGAGCTGGGTGACCGGCAGGCCGAACTTCTCAGAACTCTCAAGGAGGGTGGCGCCCTGGACACGCTCACGGTCATGCAGAGCGCGCTGGCCAAGGAGGAGGCCCACCGGGAGCTGCTTCAACACCGTTTCGAGGCCGCCCGCACCCTGGAGCGCAGCCGTGTGGAGATCGACGAGGACAAGGCCGCTCTGGAGAGGGAAGTCCGCGATGACATCGATACCAGGCAGGAACAGGCACGGCAGGCCAACCTACGCTTCAACGAGTACGCCCGCTATCTGTACGGCGACGCGCGCGAGCCCCTACTGACCTTCAACGCCCGAAGGAGCCACCTGGAGATCGAGCTCAAGCTCGAAGCCGATGACAGCACAGGCATCTCCAACATGAAGATGTTCTGCTTCGACCTGACGTGGGCGGTGACCGCCCATCGCGCCGGACGCGGCCCCGACTTCCTCGTTCACGACAGCAAGATCTACGACGGGGTGGACGAACGCCAGGTCGCCCGTGCCCTGGAGTTGGCCGCGCGGGTCATGGAGGACGAAGGCATGCAGTACATCGTGACGATGAACTCCGATGATCTCGCCAAGGCCCAGCGGCTGGGCTTCGACGCGGATCAGTACGTCATCACGCCCCGGCTCGACGACTCCGAAACCGGAGGGCTCTTCGGGTTCCGCTTCTGA
- a CDS encoding helix-turn-helix transcriptional regulator: MPITTPTVAQWQLGRELQRLRERHSLTITDVARILEVTISTVSRWEAALRVPREKELRQLTRHYELSSQEAEALIQIRRQAGKRGWWQSYDLQQRYGTFIGLEASASEIEAYTSSVVTGLFQTEDYARAVITGVSSSVTPDDLERQIEVRRQRVSRVLSEGGPDMWVILGESAVRQQVGGVDVMREQLTHLLELSAHSKVTLQVIPHVAGAHIGMVVPTFMILKLPESGLSTVYVESYRSNLFLESAEDLHDHEAIFNQLRLAGVGGNMLRKLLSDIRRDL; encoded by the coding sequence ATGCCGATCACCACACCCACCGTGGCCCAGTGGCAACTGGGCAGGGAGCTCCAGCGACTCCGGGAGCGGCACAGCCTCACGATCACCGACGTCGCTCGGATTCTCGAAGTCACCATCTCCACCGTGAGCCGTTGGGAGGCCGCGCTCCGGGTGCCTCGCGAGAAGGAGCTTCGGCAGCTCACCAGGCACTACGAGTTGTCATCCCAGGAAGCCGAAGCCTTGATCCAGATCCGCCGTCAAGCGGGCAAGCGGGGTTGGTGGCAGTCCTACGACCTGCAACAGCGCTACGGAACATTCATCGGACTTGAGGCCAGCGCCTCGGAGATCGAGGCGTACACGAGTTCCGTGGTCACGGGTCTCTTCCAGACCGAGGACTACGCGCGTGCCGTGATCACCGGGGTCAGCAGCTCTGTCACCCCGGACGATCTCGAACGGCAGATCGAGGTTCGCCGACAACGCGTCAGTCGAGTGCTGTCCGAAGGCGGACCCGACATGTGGGTGATCCTCGGCGAGAGCGCGGTGCGCCAGCAGGTCGGGGGCGTGGACGTCATGCGTGAGCAGCTCACGCATCTGCTGGAGCTGTCCGCGCACTCCAAGGTCACCCTCCAGGTCATCCCGCATGTCGCCGGAGCCCACATCGGAATGGTGGTACCGACCTTCATGATCCTGAAGCTGCCCGAGTCCGGACTCTCGACCGTTTATGTGGAGAGCTACCGGAGTAACCTCTTTCTCGAAAGCGCTGAGGATCTGCACGACCACGAGGCGATCTTCAACCAGCTTCGGCTGGCCGGAGTCGGTGGCAACATGCTGCGGAAGCTGCTGTCGGACATCCGCAGAGATCTGTAG
- a CDS encoding DUF397 domain-containing protein: MTPESQSIIPNAATWRKASYSADQTACVEVADWATGAAVRDTRHRDLGSLTFAPGEWQAFLDTAKGSLR; encoded by the coding sequence ATGACACCTGAGAGTCAGTCCATCATCCCGAATGCCGCGACCTGGAGAAAGGCGAGCTACAGCGCCGACCAGACCGCGTGTGTGGAGGTGGCCGACTGGGCGACGGGGGCCGCCGTCCGCGACACCCGGCACCGGGACCTCGGCAGTCTCACCTTCGCCCCCGGTGAATGGCAGGCCTTCCTCGACACCGCCAAGGGCAGCCTCCGCTAG
- a CDS encoding ATP-binding protein, with product MPVVSQSPTPAYPGRRWAARLYPGRAAITARVRADMREDLAELGGIPDDLVASAALCASEAFANAVAHSRSGRPDGTVMRILSTPVVTTRETTLRLSVIDDGPVDSRPMIPAQRTAEEWEDAERGRGLLLIDRLATEWGTQRWAGTGTHGVLGTVIWAEFTYPTFRETV from the coding sequence ATGCCTGTTGTATCGCAGAGTCCGACGCCCGCCTACCCGGGGCGGCGCTGGGCAGCGCGCCTCTACCCCGGCAGGGCCGCGATCACGGCTCGCGTCCGCGCCGACATGCGTGAGGACCTCGCCGAACTCGGTGGGATCCCCGACGACCTGGTCGCCAGCGCCGCCCTGTGTGCGAGCGAGGCGTTCGCCAACGCCGTCGCCCACAGCAGGTCGGGGCGGCCCGACGGGACGGTGATGCGCATCCTGTCCACGCCTGTCGTCACCACCCGGGAGACCACGCTCCGGTTGTCCGTCATCGACGACGGGCCCGTGGACTCCCGGCCGATGATCCCCGCCCAGCGCACGGCTGAGGAGTGGGAGGACGCCGAACGTGGCCGCGGCCTGCTGCTCATCGACCGCCTGGCCACGGAGTGGGGCACCCAGCGCTGGGCCGGTACCGGCACGCACGGCGTCCTCGGCACCGTGATCTGGGCGGAGTTCACCTACCCCACGTTCCGGGAGACGGTATGA